TCATCGAGGCCGGGAAAAAGATCATCATCTCCACGGTCCAGAAATTCCCGTTCATTCTTGACGAGATCGGTAGGGAGCACCGGGGCCGCCGATTCGCCATCGTCATCGACGAGGCTCACTCTAGCCAGGGTGGTCGAACATCGGCGGCGGTGAGCATGGCGCTCTCGGCCAGTGGCGCGGAGGAAGAAGAGGAGACGACCGAGGACCAAATCAACCGGATCATGGAGGCGCGGAAGCTGCTGCCGAATGCGAGCTATTTCGCCTTCACTGCAACACCGAAGAACAAGACGCTGGAGATCTTTGGCGAGGCGTACGAGGAGGGCGGGCAGGTCCGGCACCGCCCCTTCCACAGCTACACGATGAAACAGGCGATCCAGGAGGGGTTCATCCTGGACGTTCTGAAGCACTACACGCCCGTCGAGAGCTACTACCGGCTGGTCAAGCGGGTCGAGGGCGACCCCGAGTTCGACGCGAGGAAGGCGTCGAAGAAGCTGCGGCGCTACGTCGAGGGCCACGAGCATGCCATCCGGCTCAAGGCCGAGATCATGGTCGATCACTTCCATCAGCATGTACTGGCTTTGAACAAGATTGGCGGCCAGGCGCGGGCGATGGTCGTGACTAGCAGGATCGAGCGGGCCATCCAGTACTATCACGCCATCCGGGATTACCTGGCAGAGCGCAAGAGCCCCTATCGGGCCATCGTGGCGTTCTCGGGCGAGCACGAATACGGTGGCTTCAACGTGACCGAGGCATCCCTCAACGGGTTCCCCAGCAGCGCGATCGCCGACCATGTCCGGAAGGACCCATATCGCTTCCTCGTGTGTGCGGACAAGTTCCAGACCGGCTACGACGAGCCGCTGCTCCACACGATGTACGTGGACAAGATCCTGTCCGGGATCAAGGCGGTGCAGGCCCTCTCGCGGCTGAACCGCGCGCACCCGCAGAAGCACGACGTGTTCGTGCTCGACTTCATGAACGATGTCGACACGATCCGCGAGGCGTTCGCCGACTACTACCGCACGACGATTCTCAGCGAGGAGACCGACCCCGACAAGCTACACGACCTGAAAGCCACCCTCGATGGTTACCAGGTCTACAAGCTATCTGATGTCGACCAGTTCGTTGAGCTCTACTTGGCGGGCGGCGACCGAGATCGGCTCGACCCGCTGCTCGATGCCTGCGTGGCGACATACAACGATGACCTGGACGAGGATCAACAGGTAGGCTTCAAAGGAAGCGCGAAGGCTTTCGTTCGCGCGTACGGCTTTCTTGGGTCGATCCTTCCCTACTCGGTGGTCGACTGGGAGAAGCTCTCCATATTCCTCAATTTCCTGATTCCCAAGCTCCCTGCGCCCAGAGAGGACGACCTGTCCCGCGGCATCCTCGAAGCGATCGACATGGACAGCTACCGCGTGGAGAAGCAGGCGGCTATCCACATCCAACTACCGGATGTCGACGCGGAGATTGAGCCTGTCCCGACGTCGGGCGGAGGGCGCAAGCCGGAGCCCGAGCTGGACCGGCTCTCGAACATCGTGAAGGCGTTCAACGATCAGTTCGGCAACATTCAGTGGACCGATCAAGATCGGGTGCATCGGCTCATCACCGAGGACATCCCGAGCCGCGTGGCTGCTGATCGGGCCTTTCAGAACGCGCGGCAGAACTCCGACAAGCAGAATGCCCGCATCGAGCACGATAAGGCGCTCGCGCGCGTGATGACCGCCGTGCTCAAGGACGACACGGAGCTCTTCAAGCAGTTCAGCGACAACGAGTCGTTTCGGCGCTGGCTGACCGATACCGTGTTCTCGCTGACGTACCGCGAGCCAGGCGGCCCATAGGGCTGCTATCGCGTGTTCACAGGGGAAAAGCGAATCGGTGCTGAGGTTCCTCCGATATCCAGTCGTCTCGCTCGGCGCAGAATACCTCGTCATGGGCCACCTGATGCGCCGCAACGTCCTCACCTACAAGGCGCCGCCAAACAACGAAGGATACGACCTTATCTGCATACACGCCGATCCCCGCAACTCCGGCAAGCAGATGCGGGTACAAGTGAAGAGCCGCCTCGCGAGCGACTCCGATCGCGGCTTTCCGGTCAAGGCGAGGACGTTCGGGTCCTTTGGGGGGCTATAGCCAAGGCCCCGCGCCTGCGCCGCCGTGAAGTAGCCGGCCTGCGTCGCAGCCAGCTCGAAGAGCCGCTGGAGCTTGTCGGCCGGCGAACGAGTCGAGGCGGTCATGTCCCTGTTATTACACGCTCCACGTAATAAAATAGGGACATCCTGCGAGCGACTCACTACTGAAGCAGGGCTTCCCGGACTTTGAGCCGCGCCGTGGTCGCTAGCCTGATGGCCACGAACCGCCACGTGAGGGTCGCTCTTTCCGCTGAACGCGGTCGGCACCTCCTTACTCGCCACCTGGGAGAAGCGCGGCATTGCGCACGCGTCGGCCGTCGCGGAGAACGGCACGCCTCTCAGCCACACTCTCGCGCGATGTTAGAAGTTGCCCCGCCGGAGCGTTCGTATAAGGGAGGAGCCGAGCGCCGTATTCATTCTGCGAAGGCAGAAGCTCTAGTATACGGGTCTGTCGGCAGAACTCTGGCGCCGTGGCTCCGTATCGGGCGGAGGTGCGGTGTGTTCCCAGGGGCACCAGACCGTTGGGATATCGAGTGGGTCAACGCCGAACGCGTCAGGTCTGTGGCCGCGTTTGGCCTCACCGAGCGCCAGGCGCGCTTCCTGGTCACGGTGATGCTCCACTCGGGCGTGTTCATGGGCCGGCAGTACTGCGCATTCGCAGGCATCACGCACGGCCAGAAGGTGCACGACTTCCTCGAGAAGCTCCTGGCACGACGATACGCCACGGCGACGGCTTTCGGGCCGCGACGCC
The window above is part of the Luteitalea sp. genome. Proteins encoded here:
- a CDS encoding DEAD/DEAH box helicase → MKTDTSERGLESLIVTAMTASAEPAPLGEEPADRPVPTGTGWLHGRPSDYDREYAVDVGQLIPFLMATQPEAASSLSLDDEGLSRRKFLARLQGQITKRGVIDVIRHGVKHGPVHVDLFYGTPSPGNVTAAERSAANRFSVTRQLRYSRDETQLALDLALFINGLPVATFELKNSLTKQTVDDAVQQFRHDRDARELLFQFGCCVAHFAVDDHEVRFCTDLKGKASWFLPFNQGWNDGAGNPPNPEGLKTDYLWKRILTPHGLTDILENYAQVVWTNDERTGKRKAVQIFPRYHQLDVVRRLLSTVDADGAGKRYLVQHSAGSGKSNSIAWLSHQLIGLRKHQQSVFDSIIVVTDRRILDQQIRDTIKQFAQVGATVGHAEHSGDLRKFIEAGKKIIISTVQKFPFILDEIGREHRGRRFAIVIDEAHSSQGGRTSAAVSMALSASGAEEEEETTEDQINRIMEARKLLPNASYFAFTATPKNKTLEIFGEAYEEGGQVRHRPFHSYTMKQAIQEGFILDVLKHYTPVESYYRLVKRVEGDPEFDARKASKKLRRYVEGHEHAIRLKAEIMVDHFHQHVLALNKIGGQARAMVVTSRIERAIQYYHAIRDYLAERKSPYRAIVAFSGEHEYGGFNVTEASLNGFPSSAIADHVRKDPYRFLVCADKFQTGYDEPLLHTMYVDKILSGIKAVQALSRLNRAHPQKHDVFVLDFMNDVDTIREAFADYYRTTILSEETDPDKLHDLKATLDGYQVYKLSDVDQFVELYLAGGDRDRLDPLLDACVATYNDDLDEDQQVGFKGSAKAFVRAYGFLGSILPYSVVDWEKLSIFLNFLIPKLPAPREDDLSRGILEAIDMDSYRVEKQAAIHIQLPDVDAEIEPVPTSGGGRKPEPELDRLSNIVKAFNDQFGNIQWTDQDRVHRLITEDIPSRVAADRAFQNARQNSDKQNARIEHDKALARVMTAVLKDDTELFKQFSDNESFRRWLTDTVFSLTYREPGGP